A genomic window from Prochlorococcus sp. RS04 includes:
- a CDS encoding chlororespiratory reduction protein 7: MSNPLIRASDHYVLLEPDSKEKIVSKQEAILWLKNWLSKTETQTIYQNIEDPDQEFFEELLESTYELEIKLGYVIKWFAVRIEPD, translated from the coding sequence ATGTCAAATCCACTAATAAGAGCATCAGATCATTATGTATTATTAGAGCCAGATTCAAAAGAAAAAATTGTATCAAAGCAAGAAGCAATTTTATGGTTGAAGAATTGGCTCAGTAAGACAGAAACACAAACAATATATCAAAATATAGAAGATCCTGATCAGGAATTTTTTGAAGAATTATTAGAAAGCACTTATGAACTAGAAATAAAATTAGGATACGTTATCAAATGGTTTGCAGTAAGAATTGAACCAGATTAA
- a CDS encoding shikimate kinase → MEQSIIKKIIHTLKGRSIFLIGMMGSGKSQTGLKLAELLKYKYIDLDTLIEKLAKKSINQIFNDEGENNFRELEASCLKETIKIPSLVISTGGGIVTKSENWGILRQGITAWIDLDQDIAIGRLKNEIENRPLLQGKNLNDLYMSIFQSRENLYSQADLRIQVKRENIEEVAMKIINAIHKEINS, encoded by the coding sequence ATGGAACAATCCATTATCAAAAAAATAATTCATACTTTAAAGGGCAGAAGCATATTTTTAATAGGAATGATGGGTTCTGGTAAGTCACAAACCGGTTTGAAGCTGGCTGAATTATTGAAGTATAAATATATTGATTTAGATACGTTAATAGAGAAGTTGGCAAAAAAATCTATCAATCAAATTTTTAATGATGAAGGAGAAAATAATTTCCGTGAATTAGAAGCAAGCTGCCTTAAAGAAACTATCAAAATTCCTTCATTAGTAATCTCTACCGGGGGAGGAATAGTTACCAAATCGGAAAACTGGGGAATCTTAAGGCAGGGAATAACTGCATGGATAGATCTCGACCAAGATATAGCAATTGGAAGATTGAAAAATGAAATTGAAAATAGACCACTTCTTCAGGGAAAGAATCTAAATGATTTATATATGAGCATTTTTCAATCTAGAGAAAATTTGTATTCTCAAGCAGATTTAAGAATTCAAGTAAAAAGGGAAAATATTGAAGAAGTCGCTATGAAAATAATTAATGCAATTCATAAAGAAATAAATAGTTAA
- a CDS encoding 6-pyruvoyl trahydropterin synthase family protein, with protein MTSTQSKPLHGKGRECVITRRACFSSSHRYWLPEKTPEENLSLFGNCSIAPGHGHNYELIVSMGGELDSDGMVLNLSDVKHSIKDKVTGQLDFRFLNDVWPEFNVNNREGILPTTEALVKVIWSRLKDDLPLTSLRLYENPNLWADYFGKNMEAFLTVQTHFAAAHRLAKEEISFDENKKIYGKCARVNGHGHNYLVDITVKGDIDKRTGMVCDLSALQEIINDLVVEQLDHTFLNKDIEFFQNCVPTAENIALYISDILKNPIHELGATLHKIRLQESPNNAAEIYVDQKLTNSLKLKLENSLVSQT; from the coding sequence ATGACTTCTACACAATCCAAACCATTACATGGAAAAGGACGTGAATGCGTCATAACTCGACGTGCCTGCTTTAGTTCTAGTCATCGTTATTGGCTTCCTGAAAAAACCCCAGAAGAAAATTTATCTCTTTTTGGAAATTGCAGTATTGCACCAGGTCATGGTCATAATTATGAACTTATTGTTTCAATGGGTGGAGAACTAGACTCTGATGGAATGGTACTTAATCTCTCTGATGTAAAACACTCTATTAAAGATAAGGTTACTGGACAATTAGATTTTCGTTTTTTAAATGATGTCTGGCCTGAATTTAATGTTAATAATCGAGAAGGTATACTTCCCACGACTGAGGCATTAGTAAAGGTTATTTGGAGTCGTCTAAAGGATGATTTACCTCTTACAAGTCTAAGGCTTTATGAAAACCCAAATTTATGGGCAGATTATTTTGGAAAAAACATGGAAGCATTTTTAACAGTACAAACTCATTTTGCAGCCGCTCATAGACTTGCAAAAGAAGAGATTTCCTTTGATGAAAATAAAAAAATCTATGGGAAATGTGCCAGAGTTAATGGACATGGTCATAACTATCTTGTCGATATAACTGTAAAAGGAGACATTGATAAAAGAACGGGGATGGTTTGCGACTTATCTGCGCTCCAGGAGATAATTAATGATTTGGTTGTTGAACAACTAGATCATACTTTTCTAAATAAAGACATCGAATTTTTCCAGAATTGTGTTCCAACTGCTGAAAATATAGCTTTATATATTTCTGATATTCTTAAAAATCCAATACATGAACTTGGTGCAACATTACACAAAATAAGACTCCAAGAGAGCCCAAATAATGCTGCAGAAATTTATGTTGATCAAAAGCTAACCAATTCATTGAAGTTAAAACTTGAAAATAGTTTAGTCTCACAAACTTGA
- a CDS encoding dihydrofolate reductase family protein: protein MSIPRVIIVIASSIDGRIAFPGGGESHLGSEEDKKMLNQHLSMVDATIFGLGTLIAHQSTYLIKNLNGNEEVTISKKQPISIVASNSKKFNSNWEYFRQPIRRWLISSSKVDNSSNNDFEKQLFFEDSWSKTLISLKKQGINDLALLGGAKLINSFIKEDLITDIKITIIPQIIGGKYTWIPPEATNEIFNLKRLWEIKSIKNLMNNEIHIHYKRI, encoded by the coding sequence TTGAGTATCCCAAGAGTAATAATTGTTATAGCATCTAGTATTGATGGGAGAATTGCATTTCCTGGAGGTGGAGAATCGCATCTTGGAAGCGAAGAAGATAAAAAAATGTTAAATCAACACTTATCAATGGTTGACGCCACCATTTTTGGTTTAGGTACTTTAATAGCTCATCAATCAACTTACCTAATTAAAAATCTCAATGGTAATGAAGAAGTAACAATATCAAAAAAACAACCAATTTCTATAGTTGCTTCAAATAGCAAAAAATTTAACAGTAATTGGGAATACTTTCGTCAACCAATTAGAAGATGGCTAATAAGCTCAAGTAAAGTTGATAATTCATCGAATAATGACTTCGAGAAACAACTCTTTTTCGAAGATTCATGGAGTAAAACTTTAATTTCACTTAAAAAACAAGGGATAAATGATTTAGCTCTTTTAGGAGGTGCAAAACTTATAAATTCTTTTATAAAAGAGGATCTAATAACAGATATAAAAATTACAATAATTCCACAAATTATTGGAGGTAAATATACATGGATCCCTCCAGAAGCAACAAATGAAATTTTTAATCTCAAAAGACTATGGGAAATAAAATCAATTAAAAATTTAATGAATAATGAAATCCATATTCATTACAAAAGAATTTGA
- a CDS encoding peptidogalycan biosysnthesis protein, translating into MNQKIHKVEVKFSIKEISKEIWNELTNEINNPFYEWTWLKNLEISKSVSRETGWQPLYFVAYKNEEILGIAPLFLKNHSYGEFIFDQSFARLAQELNLNYYPKLIGMSPYSPVNGYQFLYKKNEDKKEITNLLINHIESFAITNKILSCNFLYIDESWGNYLKSLGYHKWINSSSEWRSNGEKTFDDFLCRFNSNQRKNIKKERKSITKQDIKVEIFNEDDINQEILKKMHNFYEQHCSRWGVWGSKYLTSTFFEKIVANKKNILLFSASKNDSNDIFAMSMCVKNKKNLWGRYWGTQEDISNLHFELCYYQPIEWAIKNNIHFFDPGAGGKHKRRRGFFAKSTISLHKWFDKNMENIIYPWLNEVNKQTEKGIEFENNSIPFK; encoded by the coding sequence ATGAACCAAAAAATACATAAAGTTGAAGTCAAATTTTCAATCAAGGAAATCTCCAAGGAGATATGGAATGAATTAACAAATGAAATCAATAATCCATTCTATGAATGGACTTGGCTTAAAAACCTTGAAATATCAAAAAGTGTCTCAAGAGAAACTGGATGGCAACCTCTATATTTTGTTGCTTATAAAAATGAAGAAATATTAGGAATTGCGCCACTTTTTTTAAAAAATCATAGCTATGGAGAATTTATTTTTGATCAATCCTTTGCAAGATTGGCTCAAGAGCTGAATTTAAATTATTACCCTAAATTAATTGGAATGAGTCCTTATAGTCCTGTAAATGGATATCAATTTCTTTATAAAAAAAATGAAGATAAGAAAGAAATTACAAATTTACTAATAAACCATATCGAAAGCTTTGCGATTACAAACAAAATTCTAAGTTGTAATTTTTTATATATTGACGAAAGCTGGGGCAACTATCTTAAATCTTTGGGATACCATAAATGGATAAATTCCAGCAGTGAATGGAGGAGTAATGGAGAAAAGACGTTTGATGATTTTCTTTGCAGATTTAACTCTAATCAGAGAAAAAATATCAAAAAAGAGAGGAAATCAATTACTAAACAAGATATTAAAGTAGAAATTTTTAATGAAGATGATATCAACCAAGAAATCCTCAAAAAAATGCATAATTTTTATGAACAGCATTGTTCTAGGTGGGGAGTTTGGGGAAGTAAATATCTAACATCTACATTTTTCGAAAAAATTGTTGCTAATAAAAAAAATATCTTACTTTTTAGCGCATCAAAAAATGATTCAAATGATATTTTTGCTATGTCGATGTGCGTTAAGAATAAAAAAAACTTATGGGGTAGATATTGGGGTACTCAAGAAGACATATCTAATTTACATTTTGAATTATGCTACTACCAGCCAATTGAATGGGCAATAAAAAATAATATCCATTTTTTTGATCCTGGAGCAGGTGGTAAACATAAAAGGCGGAGAGGTTTTTTTGCAAAAAGCACTATTAGCTTGCATAAGTGGTTTGACAAAAATATGGAAAATATAATTTATCCTTGGCTAAATGAAGTTAATAAACAAACCGAGAAGGGAATTGAATTTGAGAATAATTCTATACCCTTTAAATAA
- a CDS encoding DUF4346 domain-containing protein produces MDSSQSLDEKIKIDNNLSNRYIDLDPNGYFIIKVDLEENKIILEHFLNNINDEGYALDPETNEPIKCDSQNKRVCNEVFEGISAKQLGILITEERNDLITRFDHALYLGRELQKAEECLYKKLPYIQD; encoded by the coding sequence ATGGATTCAAGTCAAAGTTTAGATGAAAAAATAAAGATTGATAATAATCTATCTAACCGATATATAGACTTAGATCCAAACGGTTATTTCATTATAAAAGTAGATTTAGAAGAAAATAAAATAATTTTAGAGCACTTCCTAAATAATATTAATGATGAGGGATATGCGCTTGACCCAGAAACAAATGAACCAATTAAGTGCGACTCTCAAAATAAAAGAGTTTGTAATGAAGTTTTTGAAGGAATTAGTGCGAAACAACTTGGAATATTGATCACTGAAGAAAGAAATGACTTAATAACAAGATTCGATCATGCTCTATATTTAGGCCGGGAACTACAAAAAGCAGAAGAATGTTTATACAAAAAATTACCATATATCCAAGATTAA
- the petL gene encoding cytochrome b6-f complex subunit PetL, whose amino-acid sequence MNIIFYFAFIGFGFGAAFALDKLLRAVKLI is encoded by the coding sequence ATGAACATCATCTTCTATTTTGCATTTATTGGTTTTGGTTTTGGAGCTGCTTTCGCATTAGATAAGCTCTTAAGAGCAGTTAAATTAATTTAA
- the rimO gene encoding 30S ribosomal protein S12 methylthiotransferase RimO — translation MKQNSLIVKEKKLSKVAFSHVGCEKNLVDTEHMQGLLDREGYEVESNINDANVVVVNTCSFIETAREESIRKILEYTNQGKEVIVAGCMAQHFKDELIKEIPEIKGLVGTGDYQKIANVLDRVEKGEIVNEVSKIPEFIADEEMPRFVDKNKFVAYLRIAEGCNYNCAFCIIPKLRGPQRSRTIESIVSEAKSLAKNGIQEIILISQITTNYGQDIYGKPSLAKLLNELSKVPIPWIRIHYAYPTGLTNEVIRAFKDSKNIVPYFDLPLQHSHSDVLKSMNRPWQASLNESILEKIREEIPSAVLRTSLIVGFPGEKKEHFEHLLGFLYRHKFDHVGVFIFSPEDGTAAFDLPNRVSQEVAEARKDNVISVQQNISKDKNQAYVGSKMKVLVEKISDNNELIGRSYNFSPEIDGNVILSINTKNDLKNYIGKFVEANISFADEYDLYGEIIKIL, via the coding sequence GTGAAACAAAATAGTCTCATTGTAAAAGAAAAAAAACTATCTAAGGTTGCATTTAGTCATGTCGGTTGTGAGAAAAATCTTGTTGATACTGAACATATGCAAGGTTTATTAGATAGAGAGGGTTATGAAGTTGAAAGCAATATAAATGATGCAAATGTTGTTGTTGTAAATACTTGCAGTTTTATTGAAACAGCTAGAGAAGAATCTATTAGAAAAATTCTAGAATATACAAATCAAGGCAAGGAAGTAATAGTTGCAGGCTGTATGGCTCAGCATTTTAAAGATGAGCTCATAAAAGAAATACCTGAAATAAAAGGTTTGGTTGGAACAGGAGATTATCAAAAAATAGCCAATGTTTTAGACAGAGTAGAAAAAGGGGAAATCGTTAATGAAGTTTCAAAAATTCCTGAATTTATTGCAGATGAGGAAATGCCTCGTTTTGTAGATAAAAATAAATTTGTTGCTTATCTTCGCATTGCTGAAGGCTGCAACTATAATTGCGCTTTTTGTATTATTCCTAAGTTGAGAGGTCCTCAAAGAAGTAGAACAATAGAATCTATAGTTTCAGAAGCCAAAAGTCTTGCAAAAAATGGTATTCAAGAAATCATATTAATTAGTCAAATAACAACTAATTATGGTCAAGATATTTATGGAAAACCATCATTAGCAAAACTTTTGAATGAGCTTTCTAAAGTTCCAATTCCATGGATAAGGATACATTATGCTTATCCAACAGGTTTAACTAATGAAGTTATTAGAGCTTTCAAAGATTCAAAGAATATCGTGCCTTACTTTGATTTGCCACTTCAGCATAGTCATTCAGATGTTTTGAAGAGTATGAATAGGCCTTGGCAAGCTTCTTTGAATGAATCAATTTTGGAGAAAATTAGAGAAGAAATTCCATCTGCTGTATTAAGAACTAGTCTCATTGTTGGTTTCCCAGGAGAAAAAAAAGAACATTTTGAACATCTTCTGGGATTTTTGTATAGACACAAATTTGATCATGTAGGAGTGTTTATTTTCTCTCCTGAGGACGGAACTGCAGCTTTTGATTTACCAAATAGAGTATCCCAAGAGGTTGCAGAGGCAAGAAAAGATAATGTTATTTCAGTTCAACAAAATATCTCTAAAGATAAAAATCAGGCATATGTTGGTTCTAAAATGAAAGTTTTGGTAGAAAAAATATCAGATAACAACGAATTAATAGGTCGGTCCTACAATTTCTCTCCTGAAATTGACGGAAATGTGATTTTATCTATAAATACTAAAAATGATTTGAAAAATTATATTGGTAAATTTGTTGAAGCAAATATTTCTTTTGCGGATGAATATGATTTGTATGGAGAGATTATTAAAATTTTGTAG
- a CDS encoding vitamin K epoxide reductase family protein — protein sequence MALKTLNRRNKKDLKWPKIIIAILSTIGIVDTGSITLKNWGLFTSLSCPGIQNGCETVLNSPWGTLYENNQVNVPLSLAGFITYFSILVFTIILSLNLISPKEKLNKFLWWLIFLISCASSTFSFLLINIMFFKIQAYCFFCILSAILSFSIFIISMIGAKFESREPMIFRGFIVAISVLLGGLIWSTNVDPSNAIDVANPTENVSPIITTSSSPQKIKFAKFLSDNNIVMYSAYWCPHCHDQKQLFGKEAVKELKVVECAKDGKDNEYELCQTKGISGFPSWEINGEIISGTRDLNELATKTNYQGDLNF from the coding sequence ATGGCCCTTAAGACTCTAAACAGAAGAAATAAAAAAGATTTGAAATGGCCAAAAATCATAATCGCAATTCTTAGCACTATAGGCATAGTTGATACAGGTTCGATTACTTTAAAAAACTGGGGATTATTTACTTCGCTTTCATGCCCCGGGATACAAAATGGTTGTGAAACAGTTTTAAATAGTCCATGGGGTACTTTATATGAAAATAATCAAGTTAATGTCCCTCTCTCATTAGCTGGATTTATAACATATTTTTCAATATTAGTTTTCACAATAATACTCTCGCTTAATTTAATTTCCCCAAAAGAAAAATTAAATAAGTTTTTATGGTGGTTAATATTTCTAATTTCTTGTGCGTCATCAACATTTAGCTTTTTATTGATAAATATAATGTTCTTTAAGATTCAAGCATATTGCTTTTTTTGTATACTTTCAGCAATTTTATCGTTTTCTATCTTTATAATTTCTATGATTGGAGCAAAGTTCGAAAGTAGAGAACCAATGATTTTTAGAGGTTTTATTGTAGCAATTAGTGTCCTGCTGGGGGGCCTAATTTGGTCAACAAATGTTGACCCCTCTAATGCTATTGATGTTGCAAACCCCACTGAAAATGTATCACCAATAATTACCACTTCAAGCTCTCCCCAGAAGATAAAATTTGCAAAATTTTTAAGTGATAACAATATTGTTATGTATAGTGCATACTGGTGCCCGCATTGCCATGATCAGAAACAATTATTTGGTAAGGAAGCAGTTAAAGAATTAAAAGTTGTTGAGTGTGCCAAAGATGGAAAAGATAATGAGTATGAGCTATGCCAAACGAAAGGAATCAGTGGATTTCCTTCTTGGGAAATAAATGGAGAAATTATTAGTGGCACGCGTGACTTAAATGAATTAGCTACAAAAACAAACTATCAGGGAGATCTTAATTTTTAA
- the nadB gene encoding L-aspartate oxidase, with amino-acid sequence MLRPPFSQELIPIDNWDVIVIGAGAAGLMTCLELPSSLKVLLLNRNTSKVSSSRWAQGGIASVVRQDDSFDLHAEDTLKAGDGLCDFQAVEMLVKEAPGCVERLQNLGMIFDQSSDQLATTLEAAHSRRRVLHVKDRTGRALVEVLEDHIENQKNILHCRGVRVTELLIENKECRGVQVLDGANLYWIKSRAVVLATGGGGHLFTNTTNPAQSSGEGIALAWKAGAAIEDLEFVQFHPTALKFYGAPCFLISEALRGEGAILVDKNGESPVKNLENRDLATRDQVSRAIMKNMHDNNADHVGLDLRYIDPEKIVERFPTILSRCQDYGVNPLNEVIPVAPAAHYWMGGVKTDLNASSTRKGLYAVGEVASTGVHGANRLASNSLMECLVFARKMSSIVLNDLSKFEQLDRSFQEFDIEDPKEDQISIIAEKIDELRKLCWLNLGVSRNKVNMSKFLNCIQNDIDKLNTNDLLNCLEKIKFDQKVKLSERNRRALNLLLDLKNRQITTITLLKACLFREESRGGHYRDDFPDKEKNWECHTRQQLDQKIQKRFIKN; translated from the coding sequence ATGTTAAGGCCTCCATTTTCGCAAGAACTGATACCAATAGATAATTGGGATGTAATCGTTATAGGCGCTGGAGCTGCTGGCCTTATGACTTGTCTTGAATTACCCTCAAGTTTAAAAGTGCTTCTTTTAAATAGAAATACTAGTAAGGTATCTTCCAGTAGATGGGCTCAAGGCGGAATTGCATCTGTTGTTAGACAAGATGATTCATTTGATCTTCATGCTGAGGATACTTTAAAAGCAGGTGATGGACTATGTGATTTTCAAGCTGTAGAAATGCTAGTTAAAGAAGCTCCAGGTTGTGTAGAAAGGTTGCAGAATTTAGGGATGATTTTTGATCAAAGTTCTGATCAACTAGCTACTACCTTGGAAGCAGCCCATTCACGAAGAAGAGTCTTACATGTTAAAGATCGTACTGGACGAGCATTAGTTGAAGTTCTAGAAGATCATATTGAGAATCAAAAAAATATTCTTCACTGTAGAGGTGTAAGAGTAACTGAACTTCTCATTGAAAATAAAGAATGTAGAGGAGTTCAGGTTCTTGATGGAGCAAATTTATATTGGATTAAATCTAGAGCTGTTGTTTTGGCTACAGGTGGGGGTGGGCACTTATTCACAAATACAACAAATCCTGCTCAATCCTCTGGTGAAGGTATTGCTCTTGCATGGAAAGCAGGAGCTGCTATTGAAGATTTAGAGTTCGTGCAATTTCATCCAACCGCTTTAAAATTTTATGGTGCACCTTGCTTCTTAATATCTGAGGCACTTAGAGGGGAAGGAGCGATATTAGTTGATAAAAATGGTGAAAGTCCTGTTAAAAATCTTGAAAATCGTGATCTAGCTACTAGAGATCAGGTAAGTAGAGCAATTATGAAAAATATGCATGATAATAATGCAGACCATGTTGGCTTAGATCTTCGGTATATTGATCCAGAAAAAATTGTAGAGCGCTTCCCCACGATCTTGAGTCGATGTCAGGATTATGGCGTTAACCCTTTAAATGAGGTTATTCCCGTAGCTCCTGCAGCTCATTATTGGATGGGGGGTGTTAAAACTGATCTAAATGCATCTTCAACAAGAAAAGGATTATATGCTGTTGGAGAAGTTGCTTCTACAGGTGTGCATGGTGCTAATAGACTGGCAAGTAATTCCCTGATGGAGTGTCTTGTTTTCGCAAGAAAAATGTCTTCAATTGTTTTGAATGACCTTTCTAAATTTGAACAACTTGATAGATCATTTCAAGAGTTTGATATTGAAGATCCTAAAGAAGATCAAATTTCTATAATTGCTGAAAAAATTGATGAACTAAGAAAACTATGTTGGTTAAATTTAGGTGTATCTCGAAATAAGGTAAATATGAGTAAATTTTTAAATTGCATTCAAAATGATATAGATAAATTAAATACAAATGATTTACTAAATTGTCTTGAAAAAATAAAATTTGATCAAAAAGTAAAACTCAGTGAACGTAATAGAAGAGCATTAAATCTTTTACTTGATTTAAAGAATAGACAAATAACTACTATTACTTTATTAAAAGCTTGTCTATTTAGAGAAGAAAGTAGAGGAGGGCATTATAGAGATGATTTCCCTGATAAAGAGAAAAATTGGGAATGCCATACAAGACAACAGTTAGATCAAAAAATTCAAAAAAGATTTATTAAAAATTAA
- a CDS encoding DUF3120 domain-containing protein, whose translation MKELITKNLEVKDKFNYESNKKVDSYENSFLSNPISLRLWSSFFVILPIFVQAPWVRLEPISALCFTFVIALVAIVLNQKGSNKWFIVSSLLLGISGSWLGGCLFWGWLSPFPILHIPVEAVVLPLALIGFGTNWKIGSSFYISSLFGTAVTDITIFLIGIMDQWKQVITADSENAPMILQKTSESLIQIKSLSIIVFVALILWFISKEILDSGTINTTSGKALLVFGYVVQTTLIVDGIFIVLAILQPTFSGLV comes from the coding sequence TTGAAAGAATTAATTACAAAAAATTTAGAAGTAAAAGATAAATTCAACTATGAATCCAACAAGAAAGTTGATTCATACGAAAATAGTTTTTTATCAAATCCTATATCTTTAAGATTGTGGTCTTCTTTTTTTGTAATTTTACCTATTTTTGTTCAAGCACCTTGGGTTAGGTTAGAACCAATAAGTGCTCTTTGTTTTACTTTTGTTATTGCCTTAGTGGCAATTGTTTTGAATCAGAAAGGATCAAATAAGTGGTTTATTGTCAGTTCATTATTACTTGGTATATCAGGTAGTTGGCTTGGTGGATGTTTGTTCTGGGGATGGTTAAGCCCATTTCCTATCCTACACATACCTGTTGAAGCTGTAGTGCTCCCATTAGCTTTAATTGGATTTGGTACTAATTGGAAAATAGGTTCAAGTTTTTATATCTCTTCTTTATTTGGAACCGCAGTCACTGATATTACAATATTTTTAATCGGAATCATGGATCAATGGAAGCAGGTAATTACAGCAGATTCTGAAAATGCACCCATGATTCTTCAAAAAACTTCAGAGAGTCTTATTCAAATAAAATCATTATCTATTATTGTTTTTGTTGCTCTTATACTCTGGTTTATTTCAAAAGAAATTTTAGATTCTGGCACAATTAATACTACTAGTGGTAAAGCACTCTTAGTTTTTGGTTACGTAGTTCAAACGACATTAATTGTTGATGGTATTTTTATTGTTTTAGCAATTCTGCAACCAACTTTTAGTGGATTGGTTTAA
- a CDS encoding TIGR03279 family radical SAM protein → MWQEINYKEDPIDLLVPNITYKINPAEIESIEANSIAEEIGFEKGDSIISINGKKPRDLIDYQILISEEILDISVLDKNHEIHNINIEKDQDVNLGINFKDALFDSIKQCNNRCPFCFIDQQPSGKRKSLYIKDDDYRLSFLYGSYLTLTNLKKEDWERIALQKLSPLFISVHATDPATREKLLKNKKAGVILDQISWFEKNSIQIHAQIVVCPDINDGDILEKSILELAEFYKKTSQTVLSVAIVPVGLTKFRPENDGLKSISPEYAKKTIKQVERIQASLQNTLGTRFCWLADEWYLIAGTNLPSYKTYENMPQESNGVGTIRNFLETLKEKTQNLPQKVKKPKKVSWIVGKLVYEALIPTVKKLNLINGLTINLYGLPSIYWGQDQVVTGLLTGEDLIYGLKNKDLGEAVYIPSIMLKINTDLFLDDKNIQEVENQINTKIHVLDDSNDIINTLIG, encoded by the coding sequence GTGTGGCAAGAAATTAATTACAAGGAAGATCCCATTGATCTTTTGGTTCCTAATATTACTTATAAAATAAACCCTGCAGAAATTGAAAGTATTGAAGCTAATTCTATTGCTGAAGAAATCGGATTTGAAAAAGGTGATTCAATAATTAGTATTAATGGGAAAAAACCAAGAGATTTAATTGATTATCAAATTCTGATTAGTGAAGAAATTTTAGACATATCAGTTTTAGATAAAAATCATGAGATTCACAATATAAATATTGAAAAAGATCAAGACGTTAATTTAGGTATAAATTTTAAAGATGCATTATTTGATTCAATAAAGCAATGCAATAATAGATGTCCATTTTGTTTTATTGATCAACAGCCAAGTGGTAAAAGAAAAAGCCTTTACATAAAAGATGATGATTATAGATTAAGTTTTCTATATGGCTCTTATTTAACTCTTACGAATTTAAAAAAAGAAGACTGGGAAAGGATTGCTTTGCAAAAACTATCCCCACTTTTTATTTCAGTTCATGCTACTGATCCCGCCACAAGAGAAAAATTATTAAAAAATAAAAAAGCAGGAGTGATACTTGATCAAATTTCGTGGTTTGAAAAAAACTCTATTCAAATACATGCTCAAATAGTTGTTTGTCCAGATATTAATGATGGGGATATTCTTGAGAAATCAATTTTGGAACTTGCTGAATTCTACAAAAAAACCTCTCAAACAGTACTTTCAGTGGCAATAGTTCCTGTAGGACTTACAAAATTTAGACCAGAAAATGATGGATTGAAATCAATAAGCCCAGAATACGCCAAAAAAACTATTAAACAAGTAGAGAGAATTCAAGCCTCTCTACAAAATACTCTTGGGACTCGTTTTTGTTGGCTAGCAGACGAATGGTATTTAATTGCTGGGACAAACTTACCTAGTTACAAAACCTACGAAAATATGCCACAGGAATCCAATGGAGTTGGGACTATTAGAAACTTTCTAGAAACATTAAAAGAGAAGACTCAAAACCTACCCCAAAAAGTAAAAAAGCCAAAAAAAGTTAGTTGGATTGTTGGTAAATTAGTTTATGAAGCCCTAATTCCTACAGTTAAAAAATTAAACTTAATTAATGGATTAACAATTAATTTATATGGTTTGCCAAGTATTTATTGGGGCCAAGATCAAGTTGTTACAGGTCTTCTTACTGGAGAAGATCTAATTTACGGGCTGAAAAATAAGGATTTAGGAGAAGCTGTTTACATACCATCTATTATGTTAAAAATTAATACTGATTTATTTTTAGATGATAAAAATATTCAAGAAGTTGAGAATCAAATAAATACTAAAATTCACGTTCTTGATGATTCAAATGATATTATTAATACTTTGATTGGTTAA